Genomic DNA from Streptomyces sp. GS7:
TCGAGATGATCGACTGCGGAATTTTCTGACGGGCAGTCAACTGGACGGGCGGGCCGCGCCGCCGTATTGCGCGCCACGGCGATCGATGACCGGTTCCGTTCGGGTTCGTTCGGGTTTATTCGAGTTCGTTCGGGTGACCTGCCCAGCGGGTCCGAAGCCTCCCGGCGGCGCACGGGGAACGATCACGACCGTCCACCGACCGAACCGTCCACCCCACCGGGAGTCCGCCGTGCGCATTCTGCTCATCGCGGGCGCGTTCAACAGCCTCACGCAGCGCGCCTACGCCGAACTCACCGACCGCGGACACCGCGTCGCCGTCGAGCTGGTCACCCGCGGGACCCCGCTCGCCGAGGTGGTACCGCGGCACGCGCCCGAGCTGGTCGTGGCCCCGATGCTCAAGACGGCCATCCCCCGGGAGGTGTGGTCCGCCCACCCCTGCCTGATCGTGCACCCCGGCCCGCTCGGCGACCGCGGCCCCTCCTCGGTGGACTGGGCGGTGCACCTCGGCGCGGAACAGTGGGGCGTCACCGTCCTCCAGGCCAACGACGAGATGGATGCCGGCGATGTCTGGGCGACGGCCAACTGCCCCGTCCCCGGCGTGGGCAAGAGCGACCTCTACCGCAACGAGATCGCGGACGCGGCGATGGCGGCCCTGCTGACCGCCGTCGACCGCTTCGCGTCCGGCGGCCACCGCCCGCAGCCGCAGCACGCCCTGGCTGCCGAGCGCGTCGTCGGCCGCCCCCGGCCGCCGCTGCGCCAGGACACCCGCCGCATCGACTGGTCCACCGACCCGACCGCCACCGTGGTCCGCACCCTGCGCGCCGCCGACTCCCAGCCCGGCGTACGGGACGAACTGCTCGGTGAGACCTGGTTCCTGCACGGCGGCCACCCCGAGGACACCCTGACCGGGCGGCCCGGCGACCTGCTCGCCACCCGTCACGGCGCCGTCTGCCGGGCGACCGCCGACGGCGCCGTCTGGATCCCCGAACTCCGCCCGCCGCGCACCCCGGGGGAGCCGGCCACCTTCAAACTGCCCGCCACCATGGCGCTGGGCGACCGCCTCCCGCCGCTGCCCGAGGTGCCCGCCCCTCTGGAGCCCGCCCAAGGCACCCGTACCTGGACCGACATCCGCTACCACGAGGACGGACCGGCCGGATTCCTGCGCTTCTCCTTCCCCGGTGGCGCGATGAGCACCGACCACTGCCGGCGGCTGCTCGCCGCCTACGAGTACGCCCGCACCCGGCCGACCTCGCTCCTCGTCCTCGGCGGCCGGCGGGACTTCTTCTCCAACGGCATCCACCTCAACGTCATCGAGGCCGCCGCCGACCCCGCCGCGGAGTCCTGGGCCAACATCAACGCCATCGACGACCTGGTGCACGCCGTCCTGACCACCACCGACCGGCTGGTGGTCGCCGCGCTCGGCGGCAACGCGGCGGCCGGCGGGGCGATGCTGGCGCTCGCCGCCGACGAGGTGTGGTGCCGCTCCGCGGTCGTCCTCAACCCGCACTACCGGCTGATGGGGCTCTACGGCTCGGAGTACTGGACGTACACCCTGCCCGGCCGGGTCGGGGTCGAGACCGCGGACCGCCTCATGGCGCGGGCCCTGCCGGTCAGCGCCGCGACCGGGCAGCGGCTCGGGCTGGTCGACCGGATCATCGACTGCGCCCCGGAGGACTTCGCCGACCGCACCGCGGGACTCGCCCGCCGGCTGGCCGCGGCGCCCGCCGGCCAGGCCCGGATCGCCGCCAAGAAGGCCGACCGGGAGCGGGACGAGGTGCGGCGCCCGCTCGCCGCCTATCGGGACGACGAACTGGCCCGCATGCGCCGGACCTTCTTCGACCCCGAGGAGCCCTACCACGCCCTGCGGCGTGCCTTCGTCCACAAGGAGGCCCCGGCCGGCACCCCGGCCCACCTGAACGCGGTGGCCGCCGGGACATTGGCCGAAACGGTTCGGCAGGGCACGAGGTGAGACGCCCGGGCCCGGCCGGCGCCTCCCGGCAGGCACGTCCAGCGCCGGTCGGCTGACGCGGCGTCAGCGGGCCGTTGGTCGACCTTCCCGTCGGCCACCGGCCCGGACACCCGGTGCCGTCGGTTCACGGCATCGGCAGGTACTTGTACCCGATGCCGAAGACCGTGCTGATGGACTTGCGGCGGCGCGGTCCGAGCCGCCGGCGCAGCCGGGCGATATGGACGTCGACGGTGCGGGCGCTGGACTGGCAGTCCGGCCAGACCGCGTCCATCAGCTGCTGACGGGTGAACGCCCGCTGCGGGTGCAGGACCAGGTGGGCGAGCAGGTCGAATTCCAGCCGGGGGACGTTCAGTTGCCGTCCGTCGATGGAGACCGTCCGGGCGGCCTCGTCGATCTGGATCGGATCCGGCCGGGCGGCGCGGGCCCGGGCGGGCGCGCCGACCGCGGCCGGGCCGGGCGGCGCTTCGCAGGGTGGTGCGAGGATGATGCGGAGCTCGTCCGAGGTCGGTCGGTGCATCGATACGGGTTCCAAATCGTGCAAGGTGAGCTGCCACTTGCCGTCGGGAAGCCGATCGACCGCCAGGGGCGGGCCTTCGCCGGCGCCGGCCAATGCCGGCCGGCTGAAGTCGGCCTCCAGTCGCAACGCAAGGGGGGTCGTCGAGGAGTTCAAAAACATGATCTGGGCCCATTCCTCTTGCAAAGCAGGCGTGTTCGGACAGACATGGCGGTGCTCGACGTTCGGGGTGCCGTTCTGCTGCGCAGCGACCGCGGCGCAGCCCACGTACGGTGCCGGGCCGGGGCGCCGGCACTCGTGATGCGGGTGCACCCATCGGGGCAATCGCTCCCAACCTGCTCGGGAGAACGAGTGCGCCCATGCCCGTGTTCAGCCATGACGTGATGCGAAGTCACGGCTCCGGTCCGAACGAACGCTACATGTGATCGCGCGCTTCCGGATAGTAGCTTCCGCTAATTACGGTTGCTCTTGAGCCGATTTCATGTTTGTGGAGCTTCGCGCCGGGCGGCGGTGCGGTGCACCGGGTCGTGGCCGGTCCGGTGAATTGGTTTAACGAACACCCTTTACTTATCCGGCTCTTAGGCTCGCGCACGGGCGCGGTGCCGGTGTACCGCGTCGCGGTCGGCGCAGGTGGGGGAGCGGTGGCGCTGCCGCCCGGCGCGGCTGAAGTCCGCGTCAGCGTGGCCGCATTCGGCCAGTGCGCGGCGGCCGAGCCGGTGCATCACCAGGCCGGTCGGATGGGGTGCGGTACCGACGCCGCCCACCGCTCGCCGCACCCCGCCGAGGCTCCGGCCGTCCTCGCGGTTCGGCGGGTATCGGTGAGATCGCTCACACAGCGCACCGCGTCGTACCCGTAAGGGTTCAGCTGCATAAGGGCATTACATCAGGGTGAGGCCATGGACGCACACCTGGCCGGCCGGGCGCCTCGCACCCACGCCCGCCCCGACACCCTCCGCCCCGTCAGGGGGAAGTGGCTGCCCCTCGTGGCCGCCTGCCTCAGCACCTTTCTGCTGCTGGTCTACACGACGATCGTGACCGTGGCGCTGCCCCGGATGGCCGGCGATCTGCGGGCGGGCTTCGGCGCCCTGCAATGGATCGTCGACGTCTACACGCTCGCCCTCGCCGGGCTGCTCCTCGGCATGGGATCCCTGGGGGACGCGCTCGGCCGCAAGCGCCTCCACGTTCTCGGGCTCGCCGTCTTCACCGCCGCCACCCTCGGCTGCGCGCTGGCCGGGAACGTTCAACTCCTCATCGCCGCACGGGCGGCGCAGGGCATCGCGGGCGCGGCGATGTTCGCCACCCTCGTCCCGCTGATCGGCCTGGCCTATGAAGGACGGGACCGGGCCCGCGCGTTCGCCGTCTGGGGCGCGGTCGCCGGGGCGGCGGCGGGCATCGGCAACGTCGCCGGCGGCATCCTCACCCAACTCCTGTCCTGGCAGTGGATCTTCTACGGTGCGCTGCCGCTCTGCGCCGCCGCCCTCTGGCTGGCCACCAGGGTGCCGGCCGACCGCACCGGTACGCCGGCCCCGGTCGACTGGCCGGGAATCGCCACCTTCACCCTCGCCGCGACCGGGATCACCTTCGGCTTCGTGCGCGGCGGCGAGGCCGGGTGGGGCGACGCCGCGACACTGTTCGGGTTCGGGCTCGGTGCGGCGCTGCTGATCGCGTTCGCCGCCGTCGAGCGGGCGTCGGCGCATCCGATGATTCCCCTCGCGCTGTTCCGCAAGCCCGCGTTCGACGGGCTGCTGCTCGCGTCCGGCGCCTACTACCTCGGCGCGTTCGCCTTCCTGCCGGTGCTCTCGCTCTGGCTCCAGAACGGCGCCGGGCTCAGCTCCTTCGCCACCTCGCTCGTCATCACCGTGCAGCCGCTCGCCTTCTTCGCCACCTCCGCACTGGCCGGTGGCGCGCTGCACCGGATGCCCGCCCGGTGGAGCATCGGGGGCGGCACCCTGCTCGTCGGCCTCGGTGATCTGGCGCTGCTGCCGGTGGCCCAACCGGGCTCCTCCTGGCCGGTGTTGCTGCCGGGGCTCGTCGTCACCGGCGTCGGCGCGGGGCTGGTGTCGCCCGTGCTGCCGGCGATCGCGATGGCCTCCGCCCCGCCGGCGCACACCGGTGTCGCCGCCGCGGCGGCCAACAGCGCCCGGCAGCTCGGACTGGCGCTGGGCGTCGCGCTGTTGGGCACCGTCTTCCACCGCTCGGTGCCGGGGACCGGGGCGGGCGCCTCGGCGGCGGCGTACGCGGACGGGCTGGGTGCGGTGTTCCTCGTGGCGGGCGCGATCGGGGCGGCCGGGGGGCTGGTGGCCTGTGTGGTGTGCGGGACGGAGTGAATATGCCAATCTCCTGTGCGCGGTGGTGGTTTGCCTTCAATCTCATAGCGGCAAAAAGGTGCGGAACCAGATATTCCAGGCGAGTGTTTTCGAAATGAGGAGGAAATGAGTAGGGTGTGGGCCGCCGCCGTTCGACCAGCGGTGGCGGTCCAGCCGAATTCGGCGCGGGCGGAATGCGCGGAAGCCGCAAGGTGCCTGCGTGGACCGGGAGGGGAACATGCCGGCCGACTCTTTCGAGGGGCACTATGTGTGGAGCCCGGCGGCCAATGACCGGGCGCTGGCGGGTGCCTGTATGGATGTCCGGGCCGGGCGGTACTTCAGCGCCCACGAGGTGCTCAAGGAGGCCCGCCGGGATTTCGAGGTACGGGCCCACCGTTCGCTGGTGCTGGCGTCCGTGGCGGCCGACTCCGATCTGGCCGAGCGCTGGCTCGACGAAGAACCCGGTCCGGAAGCGGCCCTTTTATGGGCCCGGGTGGCGATGCTCCGGGCGCTGCGTATGGCCGACGCCGGTGACCGGCGGGCGGGCGCCCTGGTACGGATAGCGCAGACGGCCTGCGAGCGTGCCGCGAAATCGGCGCCCGAGGACCCCACCCCCTGGGTCGCGCAGCTCGCCCTGGCCCGGCTCGAACGGCAGCAGGACCCCGCTCCCAAAGGGCTGTTGACCTCGCCGATGGGCCCCTGGTACCTCTTCGCGCACATCCTCCGGCTCGACCCGTGGCACCGCGAGGCGCACCACCGCTTCCTCTCGTTCTTCTTCACGCGCCACGGCGGCTCCTCCAGCGCGAGCTGGGACGTCGCCGCCTTCCTGAGCCAGCGGGCCGCCGCGACCTCGCCGCTCCGGCTGCTGCCACTGGTGGCGCTGGTCGAGGACTACAACCCCGACGCCCTGCTGGCGGACCGCACCTGGGAACAGCCGCAGTGGATCACCACCGCCATGGGGATCTACCACAACTGGTTTCCGCAGGTGGCCGGTTACCGCTTCACCCCGGTGCTCGATCTCGCATATCTGGCCCATGCGCTCTACATGGCGAAACACGAATTCGAGGCCCGCGAAGTCCTCACCGCCATGGGGCGCTATGCCTCCCGAATGCCCTGGAGCGTCTTCGGCGATCCCGAAGAACAGCTCACCAAAGCCCGCCGATCCTGCGGTCTCCCCGTTCCGCACGCTATGTGACGCGCCGACCGACTGTTTCGACGATCTGTCGGATCTCCCCCCACCAGAAAGGTTGCGGTAGTGCCCGAGCGTACCTCGTCCCCAACTCGCGCGAAAAACCGCTCGAAAATCCCCGACAATGCGGATCCCGTCGCTCTCGACGATGACGCGACGCTGCATGCCATGGGATATCCGCGGAAACTCACCCGGAGATTCCGCGCGTTCGACAATTTCGCCATCTCGTTCACGATCATCAACATCATCTCGGGCATCTTCTCGTCCTTCGGCTTCGGTATGGGCGCCGGCGGTCCGCGCATTCTGGTGTTCGGCTGGATCGGCGTCTCGGTCATGGTGCTGTTCGTGGGTGCCGCGATGGGCGAGATCGCCTCCGCGTACCCGACCAGCGGTGCGCTCTACTTCTCGGCCGGCAAGCTCGCCAAGCGGCACCAGGGCGCCTGGTCCTGGTACACGGGCTGGCTCAACTTCGTCGGCCAGGTCGGCGGCACCGCCGCCACCAACTTCGCCGCGGCCACCTTCATCCAGGCGTTCATCGCCATGCAGTGGCCGTCCTACGCGCCCACCGCACCGCAGACGGTGGCCATTACCGCGGCCATATTGCTGGTGCAAGCCCTGGCCAACACCTACACCGTGCGGCTGGTCGCCGTGGTGAACCGGATTTCGGTGTGGTGGCTGCTGGTCGGCATGGTGGTGATCGTCGTCGCGCTGGCGCTCATTCCGACGCACCATCAATCCCCGTCGTTCGCCCTGCACTTCGCCAACAACACCGGCTTCACCAACGCCATTTACGGCGGAATGCTCGGACTGCTGGTCACCAGCTGGACGTTCACCGGTTTCGACGGCAGCTTCCACATGTCCGAAGAAACGGTGAAGGCGACCGTCAACGCGCCGCGTGGCATCATGCGTGCGATCGCCTACTCCGCGATCACCGGCCTCATCCTCATGCTCGCTCTGGTGTACGCCATCCGCGACTATGACCACGAGGCGAAGGCGGACGCTCCGCCGGTGCAGATTCTCGTCGACGCACTCGGCGTGGACACCGCGAAGTTCCTGCTGCTGATCGTTATCGGCGCCATGCTGTTCTGCGGACTCGCCAACATGACCAGCAATACCCGGCAGATCTTCGCCTTCTCCCGCGACGGCGCGATGCCCGGCTCCCGTTGGTGGCATTCGGTCTCCGCGCGCACCCGCACCCCCGTCAAGGCCGTCTGGCTCGCCGCGGCCTGCCCGCTGGTCCTGGTGGTGCCCGGCTGGTGGTCGCACACCGCCTTCACGGCGGTCGTCAGCGTCAACGTCGTCGGGCTCTTCCTCGCCTACGGCGTGCCCATCTTCCTGCGGCTGCGGCTGGACGACTTCCCGGCCGGACCGTGGAACCTGGGCCGCTACGGCAAGCCCGTCGCCGCCGTCGCCGTCCTCTGGATCGCCGTCAGCAACGTGCTCTTCATGCTTCCGCAGGCGTACCCGGTCACCCCGGAATCCTTCAACTACGCCCCGATCGCGCTGGCGGTGGTCCTGCTGATCGCCACCGTCTGGTGGTTCGCCACCGCCCGCCGCCGGTTCCAGGGCCCGGTCAGCTACGGCAGCCCCGACGAAGTCGCGGCCATGGACCTGATCTGACCCCCAGCACCCCACCAGAAGGGACGCACCCCACATGCGACCGCTCAGCGAAACCCCGCAGCAGCCCCCGCGGACACCGGGTGAACTCACCGTCACCGCAGCCCCGTTGGACCTCTGGCACGACGTGGTGCGGTGGACCGCCGACGAAGGCTGGAACCCCGGCCGCGGCGACATCGCCTGCTTCCACCCGACCGATCCCGACGGCTTCTTCCTCGGCCGCCGCGACGGGCAGACGCTCTCGGCCGTCTCCGTCGTCAACTACTCGGACCGCTACGCCTTCCTGGGCTACTACCTCGTCGCCCCCGGCCACCGCGGCGAGGGCCACGGCCTGGCCACCTGGCGCGCCGCCGTCCCGCACGCCGCCGGTCGCACGGTCGGCCTGGACGCGGTCCCCGCCCAGCAAGCCACCTATCGGCGCGCCGGGTTCACCCCCGCCCACGACACCCTCCGCTACACCGGCCGGCCCACCCCCTCCGGCGCGACCCCGCCCGAGGTCGTACCGGTCACCGCCGCCCACCTCGACGCCGTCGCCGCCTACGACCGCCGCTGCTTCCCCGCCGACCGGCGCGGGTTCGTCGCCCGCTGGCTGACGGCCGACGGCCACACCGCCCGGGTCTTCCTGCGGGACGGCGCGGTCGCCGGCTACGGAGTGATCCGGCCCGCCCGGTCCGGCTACCGCATCGGCCCGCTCTTCGCCGACACGCCCCGGGTCGCCGAAGCGCTCTTCGACGCGCTCACCGCCCCGCTCGACCCGGCCGACGAGGTCACCATGGACATACCCGAACCCCGCGGCGACGCCCACGCCCTCGCCACCGCCCGCGGTCTGACCCCCAGGTCGCACACCGTGCGGATGTACACCGGGCGGGTCCCGGCGGCGGACGAGGAGCGCACCTTCGGCGTGACGAGTCTGGAACTGGGTTAGGGCAGAGCCAGGACCTGTGCCCGCGCTCAGGCGCCCACGGCCCCGTCGACGCCCTCCCGCAGGAAGTCGGCGTGGCCGTTGTGCCGGGCGTACTCGTGGATCATGTGCAGCATCACCAGGCGGAGCGAGACCTCCTCGCCCCACCTGGGCTGGTAGGCGGTCACGTCGAGCGAGGCCGCCGCCCGTTCGATGCGGCGGGCGTGGGCCACCTCGGTCTGCCAGGCGTCGAACGCCTCGGCACGGGTGGCCCCGCTCGCGTCGTACGCCACCTGGTAGTCGCCCTCGGCGGACCAGACGAGCGGGATGTCCTCCCCGTTGATCACCCGGCGGAACCAGGCCCGTTCGACTTCGGCCATATGCCGCACCAGACCGAGCAGCGTGAGCGTCGACGGCGGCATCGAGCGGCTGCGCAACTGCTCGTCGGTGAGGCCGTCGGTCTTCATGGCGAGGGTGGCGCGGTGGAAGTCGAGATAAGCCCGCAAGGTCTCCCGCTCACCGGCGAGCCGGGGCGGATCGATGCGTTCGGTGGTCATGGGAGGCGATCGTAGCGGCGGGCGGACGCGCCGGAACCGCCGGCCGCCGCTCGGCGGCCGGCGCCCGGGCCCCTCCGTGGACGGTCCGCCGCGGCGCCGCCGTCAGGGGAGGTACCGCTCGATGGCGGCGCGCCCCTTCTCGTCGATCAGGCGCTGGGCCCACTCCAGGCTCTGGGGCGTCGGCTCCCGCCCGGACGCCCGCACCAGATCCTCCGCGTCGAAGGGCCGCTCGCTACCGGTGTACAGCTCGGCCGGCCGCCGCTCGGCCGGGGTCTTGCCGCCATTGGTCGTCACAGGTCCTCCTCTGTCCGCGCCCGCCGAGTCGCCGGGACCTCGCTGGTTCCATCATGGGGCGGGCACCCAGGACCCGCACGGCGTGCGCCGGGCCGCCGGCCGCCGCCGGTCAGCCCCCGGGACGCGGCGCCCCCGGGTACCCGGGCGGAAACTCCTGTTCGGTCCAGATCGTCTTGCCGAACGGCGTGTACCGCGTGCCCCAGCGCTGGACCAGCCGGGCCACGATGAACAGCCCCCGCCCGCCCTCGTCGTCGCTCGCGCTGTGCCGCAGATGCGGAGCGGTGTGGGCGGTGTCCGACACCTCCGTCAGCAGCGTCAGATCGCGCAGCAGCCGCAGATGCACCGGCCCCGACGCGTGCCGCACCGCGTTGGTGACCAGCTCGCTGACCACCAGCTCGGTGGCGTACGACAGCTCCGCAAGGCCCCACTCCCGCAGCTGCCGGGTGGCCAGCTCCCGGGCCGTGCCCACCGCGGCCGGCTCGGCGGGCAGCTCCCAGGCGGCCACCTGCCGGGCGTCCAGCTCCCGGGTGCGCACCAGCAGCAGCGCCGCGTCGTCCGGCGCCGCCCCGCCCGGCAGCAGCTCCGCCAGCGTCCGGTCGCACAGCTCCTCCAGCGGCCGCCGGTTCTCGCGCAGCACCCCGCCGAGGAGGCCCAGCCCCGCGTCGAGGTCCCGGTCGCGGGTCTGGAGCAGCCCGTCGGTGAACAGGGCGAGCAGACTGCCCACCGGCAGCTCGGTCTCCCAGCACTCGAACGGCAGGCCGCCCAGCCCGAGCGGCGGTCCGGCCGGCAGATCCGGGAAGGTCACCCGGCCGTCGGGGGCCACCACCGCCGGCGGCGGATGCCCCGCGCGCGCCATCGTGCAGTGCCGCGACACCGGGTCGTACACCGCGTACAGGCAGGTCACCCCGGTCGCCATGTCGTCCGGGCCGGGCTCCGCGGCGTCCCCGGCGGCGCGCTCCTCCGGTGTCTGCCCCACCAGGTCGTCCAGCCGGCCGAGCAGTTCGTCGGGCGCCAGGTCCAGCCGCGCCAGCGCCCGTACGGTCGTCCGCAGCCGCCCCATCGTGGCCGCCGCCTGGAGGCCGTGGCCGACCACGTCTCCCACCACCAGGCCGACCCGCGTCCCGGACAGGCCGATGACGTCGAACCAGTCGCCGCCGACCCCGGCCCGGTCGTCGCTCGGCAGATAGCGGTAGGCCATGTCGACCGCCGACTGGTCGGGCAGGCGCTGCGGCAGCAGATTGCGCTGGAGGGTCAGGGCCGCGGCGTGCTCCCGGGCGAAGCGGCGGGCGTTGTCCAGCGACACCGCGGTGCGCAGGACCAGCTCGTCGGCGAGGTCGATCTCGCCGCGGTCGAAGACCGCGGGGCGCGTGCCGCGGGAGAAGGTGACCAGCCCCATCTGCCGCCCGCCGGTCCGCAGCGGTACGACCATGGTCCGCTCGTCGCGGATCATCCCGCCCGAGGACAGACTCCGGTACTGGAGCGTGCCCGGCCGGTACACCACCGGGTACGGCGCACGCGGCGGCTCGTCCGGCCGGTCGGCCGCGGAACGGGCCGCCACCCGCACCAGCGCCGGGACCCCGCTCCCACCCGGATCCGGGTCCCCGCCCTCCAGCACGGACCGCACCAGGTCGACGGTCACCTCGTCGGCGAACACCGGCACCGCGACCTCGGCGACCTCGCGCGCGGTGACGGTCATGTCGAGCGTGGTGCCGATCCGGCTGCCGGCCTCCACCAGGAGGTTCAGCCGGCGCTGCGCCCGATAGCGGTCGGTGATGTCGAAGGAGTCCTCGCACACCCCCAGCACCCGGCCGTCCGGATCCTGCAGTCGGTAGTACGAGCAGGACCACACGTGCTCGGTCCCCGGGTCGGTCGGCTGCTCGCCCACGAAGTGCAGGTCGACGATCGCCTCACCGGTCGCCAGCACATGGCGCATCACCTCGTCCAGCCCCTGCGGATACCCCTCGGTCACGAACCCGCCCGGATACAGCTCGTCCGCCCGCTTGCCGATCAACTGCCACAGCGGCAGCCCGATCTCCCGCCCGTACGAGGAGTTGAACCACGTCAGCCGCAGATCGCCGTCGTAGATCGCCAGCCCCACCGGCGACCGGGTGGCCAGCCCGTGCAGCATCGCCTGCCGCGACTCCCACTTCCGCAGGTTCTCCAGTGCCGCCGCCACCAGCACCCGGGCCGGCCGCGCCCCGTCGGCCGAGGCGGCGGCCGGCGGGACGTCGTGCAGCGCGCACACCGTGACCGCCACCGGCAGCGACCGGCCGTCCGCGTGCCGCGCCGTACGGACCTCGATGTCCCGCCCCGGCAGCGACGACGGCTCCCCGGCCACCCCGGGCGACACGGACGGCAGGAACGTCGCCAGCGGCCGCCCGACGATGTCCTGCGGCGCATAGCCCAGCAACTCCCGGGCGGCCGGGCTCCACCCGATGACCCGGCCCAGGGCGTCCAGAACCGCGGTGGCCGCCCTGGTGACGTCGAGGGGACCACGGAAGTCGGCGCTCTCCGCCGCGTTCCATGTGTTCATGGCATCTGTCCAGCCCGGTTCCGTACCTTCAAGCATCGAGCCGGGGCCGGACCCGCACAACCGGCCCCGCCCCGAGCGGGGGACCACCGGGCCGCGGCCGTCCCTTGGTGCGGGCCGGGCGGGTCGCTGGCACAGTGGGGAGGGGCGCCGGCCCGACGACACGCCGGCCGGTCGGGCAGCACCGAGCAGCTGGAGGCAGATGGCCATGCCGTCCTCACGCTCCACCACTCCGGTACGCGGCGCGCCCTGCTGGGTGAGTCTGATGACCCGCGATCTGCCGGCCGCGCAGGCGTTCTACGGCACCGTGCTGGGTTGGCGGTTCCGGCCGGCCAGCCTGGGGGAGGAGTTCTCGGTCGCGCTGCTGGACGGGGAACCGGTCGCCGGAATGGGCGCGCTGACGCCCAGTTTTCAGGTCGCGGTGGCCTGGACCGCGTACTTCGCCGTGGAGAACGCCGACGACACCGCCGCGCGGATCCGGGAGCGCGGCGGCACCGTGGCGGTCGGGCCCCTGAAGCTGGGACCCGGGCGGGCCGCCCTCGGCGCGGACCGGGACGGTGCCGCCTTCGGCTTCTGGGAGGGCCGGACCACGGCCTGGTCCGTGGGCCTGGGCAGCGCTCCGGCGGTCCTGGAGCTGCGCACCCGGGACGCGTTCGCCGCCGCCATCTTCTACGCGGAGGTCTTCGACTGGGCCGCCGAGCGGCCGGGCGGCTGCCAGGTGACGTACGAGCACGACCAGGTGGTCGTCCACGACGGCACGCACACCGTCGCGCTGCTGCGCGGCGGCGCTGTCGAGGCGGCGCCGGACCCCCGGGTGCGCCCGCAGTGGCATGTGCACTTCCGGGTGCGGGACATCGGGGCGGTGCGCGATGCGGCGGTGGCCGCCGGCGGGACCGCCACGCCGGTGACCGCCACGCGGGACGGCACGGGCAGTCAGGCGCTGATCCGCGACCCCGACGGCGGCCTGTTCACGGTGACGTCCCCCGTGCAGGTTCCGGTCTGAGGGCAGGGGACCTCGACGCCCGGAGCCCGGCACGGGAACCCGGCGTCGGAGCCCGGGACGGGGACCCGGCAGCACCCGGCCCCCCGAACTCCGCGGCCATGACCGGGCACTTGGGGCGTCCCGGGGGAGCGGCCCCCGCCGCCCTGGTCATGGCGGGCGGGAGCCGTATTGCGGTGAACTCCCCCTCGGTGTACGTCAGTTCATCGATCCGCCGCTTCCCGTGCCGGGGTCGGCGCCGCTGCCGGTACCCGGGTCCTGGGCTCCGGTTCCGGGGTCCTGGGCTCCGGTACCCGGGTCCTGGCCGCCGGTACCGGGATCCTGCGCGCCCGCGCCGGCCGTCGAGCCCGGGTCCTGGGTCCCCGCACCGGAGCTGCCGGCCCCGCCGGAGGCGCCCCCCGCGTCGCCGCCTCCCGCGCCGTTGCCGCCTCCTGCGCCGTTGGCGCCACCCGCGCCGTTGCCGTCGCCGCTCCCGGCGCCGATCTGCGCCCCCGTGGCCTGGAGCGCGGCGGTGACCGGCTGGAAGAACGTCTGACCGCCACGCTTGCAGTCGCCGCTGCCGCCGGAGGTCAGCCCGACGGCCGCGTCGCCGGCGAACATCGAGCCGCCGCTGTCGCCGGGCTCCGCGCAGACGTCCGTCTGTATGAGGCCGTTGACGATGTCGCCGTTGCCGTAGTTGACCGTCGCGTCCAGGCCCGTGACGGTGCCGTCGTGGAGCCCGCTGGTGGAGCCCGACCGCTGGACCTTCATGCCGACGGCCGCCTCCGCGGCCTTGGTGATCTGCTGGGTGCTGCCGTTGCCCAGGTCGACCGCGCTCTGCGGCTTCGTACCGGGGTCGTTGTAGGTGACCAGTGCGAAGTCGGTCTTCGGGAACTGGGAGTTGCTCACCGTACCCAGTGGCTGGCCGCCCTGGTCCGCCGACCAGGTCTTGGAGTCGTTGCCGCAGTGACCGGCCGTCAGGAAGGCGGGTGCTCCCTTGACCGTGACGTTGAAGCCCAGGGAACAGCGGGCGTTGCCA
This window encodes:
- a CDS encoding VOC family protein: MPSSRSTTPVRGAPCWVSLMTRDLPAAQAFYGTVLGWRFRPASLGEEFSVALLDGEPVAGMGALTPSFQVAVAWTAYFAVENADDTAARIRERGGTVAVGPLKLGPGRAALGADRDGAAFGFWEGRTTAWSVGLGSAPAVLELRTRDAFAAAIFYAEVFDWAAERPGGCQVTYEHDQVVVHDGTHTVALLRGGAVEAAPDPRVRPQWHVHFRVRDIGAVRDAAVAAGGTATPVTATRDGTGSQALIRDPDGGLFTVTSPVQVPV
- a CDS encoding SpoIIE family protein phosphatase, with translation MNTWNAAESADFRGPLDVTRAATAVLDALGRVIGWSPAARELLGYAPQDIVGRPLATFLPSVSPGVAGEPSSLPGRDIEVRTARHADGRSLPVAVTVCALHDVPPAAASADGARPARVLVAAALENLRKWESRQAMLHGLATRSPVGLAIYDGDLRLTWFNSSYGREIGLPLWQLIGKRADELYPGGFVTEGYPQGLDEVMRHVLATGEAIVDLHFVGEQPTDPGTEHVWSCSYYRLQDPDGRVLGVCEDSFDITDRYRAQRRLNLLVEAGSRIGTTLDMTVTAREVAEVAVPVFADEVTVDLVRSVLEGGDPDPGGSGVPALVRVAARSAADRPDEPPRAPYPVVYRPGTLQYRSLSSGGMIRDERTMVVPLRTGGRQMGLVTFSRGTRPAVFDRGEIDLADELVLRTAVSLDNARRFAREHAAALTLQRNLLPQRLPDQSAVDMAYRYLPSDDRAGVGGDWFDVIGLSGTRVGLVVGDVVGHGLQAAATMGRLRTTVRALARLDLAPDELLGRLDDLVGQTPEERAAGDAAEPGPDDMATGVTCLYAVYDPVSRHCTMARAGHPPPAVVAPDGRVTFPDLPAGPPLGLGGLPFECWETELPVGSLLALFTDGLLQTRDRDLDAGLGLLGGVLRENRRPLEELCDRTLAELLPGGAAPDDAALLLVRTRELDARQVAAWELPAEPAAVGTARELATRQLREWGLAELSYATELVVSELVTNAVRHASGPVHLRLLRDLTLLTEVSDTAHTAPHLRHSASDDEGGRGLFIVARLVQRWGTRYTPFGKTIWTEQEFPPGYPGAPRPGG
- a CDS encoding DinB family protein, with product MTTERIDPPRLAGERETLRAYLDFHRATLAMKTDGLTDEQLRSRSMPPSTLTLLGLVRHMAEVERAWFRRVINGEDIPLVWSAEGDYQVAYDASGATRAEAFDAWQTEVAHARRIERAAASLDVTAYQPRWGEEVSLRLVMLHMIHEYARHNGHADFLREGVDGAVGA
- a CDS encoding GNAT family N-acetyltransferase, producing the protein MRPLSETPQQPPRTPGELTVTAAPLDLWHDVVRWTADEGWNPGRGDIACFHPTDPDGFFLGRRDGQTLSAVSVVNYSDRYAFLGYYLVAPGHRGEGHGLATWRAAVPHAAGRTVGLDAVPAQQATYRRAGFTPAHDTLRYTGRPTPSGATPPEVVPVTAAHLDAVAAYDRRCFPADRRGFVARWLTADGHTARVFLRDGAVAGYGVIRPARSGYRIGPLFADTPRVAEALFDALTAPLDPADEVTMDIPEPRGDAHALATARGLTPRSHTVRMYTGRVPAADEERTFGVTSLELG
- a CDS encoding S1 family peptidase; protein product: MNKRTGVMAGAAAAAIVGAAVLLPNAHASTDRPAAPRTLSSHAATQLAAALKADLGDRTAGWYLDGANGHLVVNVLSQDAAQRVTAKGAVAKVVHNSLTALQAGTKTLRDSASVPGTAWSIDPKTNKIVVTADRTVTGAKMATLTKATAAMGAGMVTVQRSQGVFQRYDGGSTGGPAGGNAGGAAGSSTGGSADGGAGQNGGGAGQSDGGAGQSGGGTGQNGGGTGQNGGAGQSGGGQNGGGQGGGGAAGPIGGSAIFGGNARCSLGFNVTVKGAPAFLTAGHCGNDSKTWSADQGGQPLGTVSNSQFPKTDFALVTYNDPGTKPQSAVDLGNGSTQQITKAAEAAVGMKVQRSGSTSGLHDGTVTGLDATVNYGNGDIVNGLIQTDVCAEPGDSGGSMFAGDAAVGLTSGGSGDCKRGGQTFFQPVTAALQATGAQIGAGSGDGNGAGGANGAGGGNGAGGGDAGGASGGAGSSGAGTQDPGSTAGAGAQDPGTGGQDPGTGAQDPGTGAQDPGTGSGADPGTGSGGSMN